AAATTTTTGTTTTTGTTGATATTTGTCAGTTGTTCGTCTTCAAAAGTAGTAGTAGATTATGATGATAAAACTGATTTTTCTATATTTAAAACCTTTGATTTTTATGAAGACAATGGCGAAAGTTTAAATGATTTTGATATTAATAGAATTTCAGATGCAATTCTACAAAATTTAAAAACTGTTGGATTGCAACAAGACATAAAACCAGATTTCTTTATTTATTTTGATGCCAAAATTTCTGAAAAACAAAATAACAATACTATAGGAATTGGTATTGGAAGTGCTAGTCGAAATGGTGGGATTGGAGTTTCTGGAGGAATACCAATTGGTGGTGAAAAACTAATTGAAGATATTAGTATTCGGTTTATAGCAGCAACTTCTAATGAATTATTTTGGGAAGGTTCTTTAAGTTCTAGCATAAAAAAGAAAAGAACACCAGAAAAGCGTAAATTATATATAACAGAAGTTATTGCTGAAATTTTACAGAATTATCCACCAAAAAATAAATAGAATGGCGTATTCTGAATATTTAGTAGACAGAGTTTCTCAATTTTTTAGAGAAAAAAGTATCCATTTCGAATCTAAAAAAATGTTTGGTGGTTTGGTTTTTATGGTTGATGAAAAAATGTGTGTTGGTGTTATGAAAGACCAAATAATGGCAAGAATTCATCCAGATATTTATGAAGCATCTTTATTGGTTGAAGGTTGTAGAAGTATGGACTTCACCAAAAAACGAATGAAAGGTTTTGTGTATTTAAGTGATGACGCCATAGATTTTGATGACTATCTAAATTATTGGTTACAACTAGCTTTAGACTTTAATCCGTTAGCAAAAATGAGTAAAAAAAGAAAATCCTCTAAAAATTAATTTAGAGGATTTATTATTTTAATATTTTTTTTCTTAGAATTGGTAACGAACAGCTAAAGCAATGTCAGAATTTAATCCGTCTAAACCACCTGAAACTCCTATTTCTGGTCTATAGTCAATAGAAATTAAAATCGGAGCATCAAAATTATATTCAATTCCAACAACTCCAGCTCCATAAATTCCAGTTCCACCAGCAGAAACAATTCCTCCACCAACACCAGCATACCAATTAAACTGATTTTCTAAATTCCAAACCCATTGATATAAACCTGTTGCTTTAAAGTCCGTAAATTCATTTGCTAAACCTAAATCAATTTCTAGGCGATTACTATCTCCTAGTGATTTTTGATAAGAAACTTCTCCACCAACACCATTACCTCCAC
The window above is part of the Polaribacter sp. SA4-12 genome. Proteins encoded here:
- a CDS encoding TfoX/Sxy family protein; its protein translation is MAYSEYLVDRVSQFFREKSIHFESKKMFGGLVFMVDEKMCVGVMKDQIMARIHPDIYEASLLVEGCRSMDFTKKRMKGFVYLSDDAIDFDDYLNYWLQLALDFNPLAKMSKKRKSSKN
- a CDS encoding DUF4136 domain-containing protein; translated protein: MKALKFLFLLIFVSCSSSKVVVDYDDKTDFSIFKTFDFYEDNGESLNDFDINRISDAILQNLKTVGLQQDIKPDFFIYFDAKISEKQNNNTIGIGIGSASRNGGIGVSGGIPIGGEKLIEDISIRFIAATSNELFWEGSLSSSIKKKRTPEKRKLYITEVIAEILQNYPPKNK